In Chitinophaga sp. HK235, a single window of DNA contains:
- a CDS encoding zinc dependent phospholipase C family protein → MLTRTLIVFTISFIVFAGCHGKAYGWGFFAHERINRLAVFCLPPEMMVLYKPYLEYIRVHATDPDKRRYMVAAEAPRHYLDIDVFDKPPYRQIPRSWQEAVARYGADSLQRNGILPWHLEKMMAMLTKAFRERDQQRILQLSAEAGHYLADAHVPLHVCSNHNGQLTGQHGIHGLWESRIPELLADEEFDYWAGKARYIADWRAYVWQIVTSSGLAADTVLKKERLLREQMPASQRYAYEIRNGVLTRTYAEGYTKAYQQLLGDMVSRRMKQAIAAVAACWYTAWVNAGQPPLQELQHTALTESELQEIEQLQRRWTEGQMLGRQE, encoded by the coding sequence ATGTTAACCCGTACCCTGATTGTTTTCACTATAAGTTTTATTGTTTTTGCCGGTTGCCATGGGAAGGCCTATGGATGGGGCTTTTTTGCCCATGAGCGGATCAATCGGCTGGCGGTGTTTTGTTTGCCACCGGAGATGATGGTTTTATACAAGCCTTATCTGGAGTACATCCGGGTGCATGCCACTGATCCGGACAAGCGTCGGTATATGGTAGCTGCAGAGGCTCCCCGGCATTATCTGGATATTGATGTCTTTGACAAGCCGCCGTACCGGCAGATCCCCCGTAGCTGGCAGGAGGCTGTGGCACGTTATGGCGCTGATTCATTACAGCGGAACGGCATACTGCCCTGGCATCTGGAGAAGATGATGGCGATGCTGACCAAGGCTTTCCGGGAGCGTGATCAGCAACGTATACTGCAACTTTCAGCAGAAGCCGGGCATTATCTTGCAGACGCTCATGTGCCTTTACATGTATGTTCCAATCACAACGGGCAGCTGACAGGGCAGCATGGCATTCATGGTTTATGGGAATCGCGGATACCGGAGTTGCTGGCCGATGAGGAGTTTGACTATTGGGCCGGCAAGGCACGGTACATTGCAGACTGGCGGGCGTATGTGTGGCAGATAGTGACCAGTAGCGGACTTGCGGCCGATACGGTATTGAAAAAAGAAAGGCTGCTGCGTGAACAGATGCCTGCATCGCAACGTTATGCATATGAGATCAGGAACGGTGTGTTAACAAGGACTTACGCTGAAGGGTATACGAAAGCTTATCAGCAGTTGCTGGGTGATATGGTATCCCGGAGAATGAAGCAGGCGATCGCTGCTGTGGCTGCCTGCTGGTATACTGCCTGGGTAAATGCAGGCCAGCCGCCACTCCAGGAGCTTCAGCATACAGCCCTTACTGAAAGCGAGTTACAGGAGATTGAACAGTTGCAACGACGGTGGACAGAGGGCCAGATGTTGGGCAGACAGGAATAA
- a CDS encoding DUF502 domain-containing protein, which yields MSPKLKFKVFASRLLRYFFQGLLILAPIGITALTLYWAFVTIDNIIPKEIIPAEGSYSFLKYKGVGFALVLILVVVVGYLSSSFIIGRIFDLFDHLLERTPFIKYIYTSIKDVFDAFVGEKKKFDHPVLVQIYGIDVWEMGFITQTDVSSLGMEGYMAVYVPHAYAITGKVFIVPKERVKPLENISAGEAMKFAVSGGVTNI from the coding sequence ATGTCACCGAAACTCAAGTTTAAAGTGTTTGCGTCCCGTTTGTTGCGGTATTTCTTTCAGGGCCTGCTGATACTGGCCCCTATCGGGATCACTGCACTAACATTATACTGGGCGTTTGTTACGATTGATAATATTATTCCGAAGGAGATCATTCCTGCTGAAGGTTCCTATAGCTTCCTAAAATACAAGGGGGTAGGTTTTGCGCTGGTACTGATACTGGTCGTAGTAGTGGGTTATCTGAGCTCCTCCTTTATTATAGGGCGGATTTTCGATTTGTTTGATCATCTGCTGGAGCGTACTCCTTTTATCAAGTACATTTATACTTCCATCAAAGATGTGTTTGATGCATTTGTGGGTGAGAAGAAAAAATTTGATCATCCTGTGCTGGTGCAGATTTACGGGATAGATGTGTGGGAGATGGGATTCATCACGCAGACAGATGTGAGCAGTCTGGGTATGGAAGGTTATATGGCCGTATATGTACCACATGCATATGCTATTACCGGTAAAGTATTTATTGTTCCCAAGGAGCGAGTGAAACCGCTGGAAAACATATCTGCCGGCGAAGCGATGAAGTTTGCCGTAAGCGGCGGGGTAACAAATATTTAG